A window of Eriocheir sinensis breed Jianghai 21 chromosome 39, ASM2467909v1, whole genome shotgun sequence genomic DNA:
TGAACGCCTAAATCACATCTTGTTTGCTAcgatttattttatctattattatcatACGGCGTCTTttcttataagaacataagaatgcaaggagtccgcaagaggctggttggcttacacaaggcaactcctgtaatcctaaccccaccttaccttcctatccatgaatttatctaacctcttcttgaatgtatctatggtattggcacccacaacatgactgccaagtctattccatttatccaccactctattgataaaccaattcttgccgatgtctttgttgaatctgaattcatctaacttaaatccattgctacgtgtcctacctggttctttaatAACCAAAACTTTATTGACctcccctttattaaagtccttcatccatttataaacctctatcaggTCTCcgcgcaaccttcgcctttctagagagtgtagatttaaatgcttcagtctgtccacatacggcaagtttctcacccctgaatcatctttgtcatcttcctctgtacagattctaacatcttgatatccattctaaaaCTAAACCGCATTCCAAAACtaaaccgcataatcgagatgacgtctaactagtgctaagtaaagtttgaggatgacttaagCGCTCCTAtttcttacgctccttgagatgaaacccagtactctgttcgctcgatttttagcctgaatgcattgagccctaggacggaggtcaccGCTCGCAAAGACTCcaaagtctctctcacacccagacctgcttagaggagtgtcatctgatgacacacacacacacacacacacacacacacacacacacacacacacacacacacacacacacacacttccaatgCTTCACCTTCAATCTATGACCTCACGTTCCTTTTAAACGCTCACCGTCATCGTAGTGTCCTGGCCGCCTCCACCCTTCTGATCACCACAAGGTATACAcgcaacaccgccgggcacacacacacacacacacacacgtacacacagtcgCAGTCACTCAAGGAACCACCCTACCGCTGGGACGACGCGCGCCGCTCTGAGCCAGGCATGGATGACGTCACGGCCCCGATACCTCGCTGTTCATGTTTTAAGGGTTCGTTCACACTACAGGCagagcagagcagggcagagcagggcagagcagagcagagcagagcagagcggcGCAGTTAGGTGTTCACATATAAGCAGAGCAGGGCGACCTGCACAAGGATCATTCGCAGGCAACAGCCCGATAAACTCCTCGGTGTTTATCTTGAAGGATGATGAAAAATGTAACGATTTACAAAGGAACATGAAATTTCGTTGTTAAAGCCAAGTCCCATGGCTGCGTGGGTCACTGATGATTGGGTACTGGATCAGAATATCACCAAATTAGCTTTTCTAAACATATGGCTATTATATATCATTAAAGTGTACCTCAACTATGCACAATCTGGTCAATTTTTGTAATTTTGGCTTCAGCCTAAAAATTCACCTATGCAGATAGCTTCTTGGCCATGTTGATTGAAGGGTGGAGCCGTGGAGGACGCTAGCTGCGAGCAGCAAAAAATTAATGCCGCTACTAACcgtctgccctgccctgccctgccctgctctgccctgccccgccccgccctgcttgtagtgtgaacgagCCCTAATAGTGTACAGCGGCTATGCTCCGATCCCATTGGTCGAGATGAGGCAATAATTCAACACGTCGCGCCCTTGGGTGTGAGTAAAGGGCATTGTTTGTGTAGTTTTTCGGGGAATGTTGAGGTTACTCCGCCCTAAGTGACGATATCAGTCACTGAGGCGTATCACACATATTTATCGTAAACATCTGAACTTCATCAATCCAATCAAACTTAATCGAACATAACctgaaataataaacaaaaaaactgaTGAGGATTTCAAAAACTTTCAAACCTCAGATTACAGTAATGAAGCTCTTTGCAGTTGGGACGATCCTCTTGGTGCTGGGGACATTTGGTGaacgaaatggagagagagagagagagagagagagagagagagagagagagaggggggggggggggaaagggaggcaatgatgagcgggaaggaaggggaaacggaGGAGTTCCAAGTGATGTGACGTTAAACATCCTTGTAACGGACCCCTGAGCCTCGCAtcctccctaacacacacacacacacacacacacacacacacacacacaccagactttacatcccaattcctcgccgtcgtgtgtgtgttcctgtaacggaggaagacccgagaggattattttccatgcccggtctgtgttccggaggccattctgttttcaatcccagaGCGGTTTTCTGCCACACAACCGCAAGtcttcttaatttcataaacGTTCACTCAACAATTATGAATCTCCTTGTACTCTGGACGGTCATCGTGCTGGGGCTGGGCCCCCTCGCCGACAGTACCGGGGACGCGGGGCTCCGGGGGCTCCCGGAGAAGGAGACCCGATGTGCCGCCCTGGTGCAGGCCGCACTGAGGGAGTACCGAAAACTTCACGCGGCGGGACTCCATGATTCACCGCATGTGATTGATCTGATATTGGCAAGACTGGGAATCCCTCCGAACGACACAATTAAGACCATAGAAAGGAAGGTCTTAGATAACACCGATGAAATGGGACATGAAACCGGAAAAAAGACAGTTGTTGAGAAGACGACGGAGTCTGACGTAGCACCCAACGGAACTATAACAAAGACTTCGGAAACCACGGTCGATATAGATGAGGACGGTAAACAAAGTGGTGAAAAATCTGTGACCGAAAGTGAAACCATGACGGGACAGACTCCAGATAATGGGACCATAGCACGAACAGTGGACGTTAAAAAGGTATTGGACGAAGAGGGcaatgaaataaaggaggaagttgtTATTAAGAAGGAATTGATAGTACAACCTCCCACCAATACGACTGAGGAAAAGCCGCAGGACAATGAAGACGCAAATCTTATCGGTCCAAAAGTAGGGGCGGACGACAAAGGTGAAAACAAAACCGAGTTAAAACTTGGCGCCTCAGGAAAGAGCGACGGACCTCAGAAAGCAGAACtaacagaggaaataaaggagattctgcccggcaatataacgaatgaagtgttagttaaagagaagaaagaacagctttctccacaggaaagcaccaaggtgacatctgtggaaaggaagaatgttacagagaaggatgatggacttgagaaagtagaacgaacagaggaaataaaggagattctgcccggcaatataacgaatgaagtgttagttaaagagatgaaagaacagctttctccacaggaaagcaccaaggtgacatctgtggaaaggaagaatgttacagagaaggatgatggactaGAGATAGAAGAACgaacagaggaaataaaggagattctgcccggcaatataacgaatgaagtgttagttaaagagaaagaagaacaactttctccacaggaaagcaccaaggtgacatctgtggaaaggaagaatgttacagaaaaggatgatggacttgagaaagtagaacgaacagaggaaataaaggagattctgcccggcaatataacgaatgaagtgttagttaaagagaaagaagaacaactttctccacaggaaagcaccaaggtgacatctgtggaaaggaagaatgttacagaaaaggatgatggacttcagaaagtagaacgaacagaggaaataaaggagattctgcccggcaatataacgaatgaagtgttagttaaagagaaagaagaacaactttctccacaggaaagcaccaaggtgacatctgtggaaaggaagaatgttacagaaaaggatgatggaaaagatgtcgagaaagaaactgtaattcaaaaagaagtcgaaaagaatgtgtgtgaTAGCGACATCAAAGAAGTTCGTAACGAAAAACATCTTAATGAAacaattgaagacttgaaacaccaagtggatgacgtgaaaaacaagattaaggaagaaaaagaaaaggctgaAGAAACAAATGCTACGCGTAGCCCATGCGTCGTAAAAGAACCAAGTGCTGCCCCTATCATTCAAGAAGGTAACATCGTTGAAAAGATAGTCCCTGCTGTGACGCCGGCGAAGGTTGCCGAAAAGATTCATCCTACGGTGACGGAAGGGAAAGTCCCCGTTGAGACAAAAgagaaggttgttgagcaggctgccccttcggtgacGGAGGAGATAGTAAGCGTCTCTAAGGAGcaagaagaagtccctgttgtggcagaagagaagaaggttattgaaaagattcaTCCTACGGTGACGGAAGGGAAAGTCCCCGTTGAGACAAAAGAAAAGGttgttgagcaggctgccccttTGGTGACGGAGGAGATCGTAAGTGTCTCTAAGGAGcaagaagaagtccctgttgtggcagaagagaagaaggttattgaaaagattcaTCCTacggtgacagaaggaaaagtaccggtagtccctcaacaggaggttgttgaaaaagttgccccatcgccgacagaagaaaaagttcctgctgtgacacaagaaagggttattgagcagaatgccccacaagaaagggttattgaaaaggCTGCCCCTCCGGcgacagaagagattgtcactgtttctaaagagaaagaagaagtccctgttgttataacagaggaaaaggttcccgtcGTGACAAATCAGACAGTTGTTGAAAAGATTACTCCTCCGGcgacagaagagattgtcactgttcctaaagggaacgaagaagtccctgttgttgtaacagaggaaaaggttcccgtcGTGACAAATCAGACAGTTGTTGAAAAGATTACTCCTCCGGcgacagaagagattgtcactgttcctaaagagaaagaagaagtccctgttgttgtaacagaggaaaaggttcccgttgtgacaaatcagacagttgttgaaaagattactcctccggcgacagaagagattgtcactgttcctaaagagaaagaagaagtccctgttgttgtaacagaggaaaaggttcccgtcGTGACAAATCAGACAGTTGTTGAAAAGATTACTCCTCCGGcgacagaagagattgtcactgttcctaaagggaacgaagaagtccctgttgttgtaacagaggaaaaggttcccgttgtgacaaatcagacagttgttgaaaagattactcctccggcgacagaagagattgtcactgttcctaaagggaacgaagaagtccctgttgttgtaacagaggaaaaggttcccgtcGTGACAAATCAGACAGTTGTTGAAAAGATTACTCCTCCGGcgacagaagagattgtcactgttcctaaagggaacgaagaagtccctgttgttgaaacagaggaaaaggttcccgttgtgacaaatcagacagttgttgaaaagattactcctccggcgacagaagagattgtcactgttcctaaagggaacgaagaagtccctgttgttgaaacagaggaaaaggttcccgtcGTGACAAATCAGACAGTTGTTGAAAAGATTCATCCTCCGGcgacagaagagattgtcactgtctctaacgagaaagaagaaggccctgttgttgtaacagaggaaaaggttcccgtcGTGACAAATCAGACAGTTGTTGAAAAGATTACTCCTCCGGcgacagaagagattgtcactgtctctaacgagaaagaagaagtccctgttgttgaaacagaggaaaaggttcccgttgtgacaaatcagacagttgttgaaaagattactcctccggcgacagaagagattgtcactgttcctaaagagaaagaagaagtccctgttgttgtaacagaggaaaaggttcccgtcGTGACAAATCAGACAGTTGTTGAAAAGATTACTCCTCCGGcgacagaagagattgtcactgttcctaaagggaacgaagaagtccctgttgttgtaacagaggaaaaggttcccgtcGTGACAAATCAGACAGTTGTTGAAAAGATTCATCCTCCGGcgacagaagagattgtcactgttcctaaagggaacgaagaagtccctgttgttgtaacagaggaaaaggttcccgttgtgacaaatcagacaGTTGTTGAAAAGATTACTCCTCCGGtgacagaagagattgtcactgttcctaaagggaacgaagaagtccctgttgttgtaacagaggaaaaggttcccgttgtgacaaatcagacaGTTGTTGAAAAGATTACTCCTCCGGtgacagaagagattgtcactgttcctaaagggaacgaagaagtccctgttgttgtaacagaggaaaaggttcccgttgtgacaaatcagacGGTTGTAgaaaagattactccttccgtaacagaagaaAGAGTTGTCAATCAAAGGAAGGTTGTTGAGAAGGGTGCCCCCTCTGTCAGCGAAAGCGTAGTTTCCATtccaaagagggaggaaggagtagttGAAAGAATTGCTCCTGTTGTAAAGAAAGCAATTACAACAGAGTAGTGATACCAGgttgctgtttctcttatctATTTCATTGAACCTCACCGAACTAAATCTAACTTAACTGTATTGGCACACAAAATATGACTGCCAATTGCAATTATCCCTTTCACCTGCATTCAATTGCCTCACAACACAGGTGATCATAATAACAGGTGACAGACATACCCTAAATAagcgatagatatatagatagataattaaataGATGTCAAAatgaaatcaaaataaataaacaaataaaaaaaacttacaaatATCCCTTTCACATGCATTCAATTACCTCACAACACAAATGGACAGGTGATCATAATAACAGGTGACAGACATACCCTTACCTTGGTAGTGGACAGGACCACGACGGAGGCATGGGGGGTCTTGAAGGTGGTGACGGTGAAGGTGACGGGTGTGACGGAGGTGACGGTTACGTGGGACATGTTTGTTGTGTAGACGGGCATCGGGCGGGTTACGAATGACGTCAGCACGATCGTTGACGAGACCTCCTTCAGCCGTAGATTTTTCCGTTTAGTAAGAGCCTATACACCTATCAttattacctttcttcctttctttccttcctttcctgtccattCGTATCCTTCGGTAATCCCTTTTATAGTTCTTCCTAACACACCATTCCTCGTCTTTCCTTAGCGTTACCCATTACAGTTTAGTAAGGTCAtatattccttttacttttcccttctttacttcccacTCCCTATCCAGTCCTCTCAACATCCATTACTTACACAACATAACGTAGCCCATTACAGTTTCAAATTTCAGCTTCAGCGCGATATGGACCTTGCTGCCCAGTTCTTCAATATCACGTAACATCTGAAGAAGTAGCTACGTGATAATAATGAATAACTACTGTACTAATGATGCTTATAATTGCACATAACGGCTGACGATTTAATAAGAAGTAATACACTAACTCCACGTGAAGACGACGGTATACTCATAACAACCACAACGTACACTTAGggtggtatgctcagacgcttcctcctctcacaacaaatatttataAATGCCACAGCGGTTATTAGAAAGGTTCCCATGagggtttttttcacgttcatggtacaggagctttgtcatattaccaccagggtcataaatctacccatggaattacccacaactcctacgaaagccttatcaaatgtgggggTGTGAGCcctgaaacgtttaagaatatggccctaagACTACAACAATAATATATAATCAACCGTTCTTTGTGTGTCCGCCCGCAGACTGTCTCGCCTGGACGGGCTGGAGCACCTCACCAAGCTGGAGGTGCTGGACCTGCACGGCAACCAGCTCCACCACGTACAGGGCCTCGCGCACCTCAAGGTAACTCAAcgacgggcggggcggggcggggcggggcggggcggggatacAAGTGAGAAAAAGAGTAACAAGGGTGAGAGgcagggttaccaaattatcgtattcagccACTCAGCACGTCGTATTTTCCGGcttctgagtcacagctatcgcaaacaaacgccaataagtattgcttttaacgagaactttcACTGGAATTTCGGTATCTGTGTGGGGAGGAAGGTTTTGGGCCCtagaactgataaatgcgatgttttgagtacgataatttggcaacgctggtgagAGGTGAAAGAGAGCTAAGGTAGAAGAGGTGATTATGCTGACggtagatggaaaaaaaaaaaaaaaaaaaaaaaaaaaagaggctgaaAGTTGTAGAGGCTGAAAGTATAGGAAAAAGTGTAGAAGTTGAAATCTGTGGGTAAAAAAGGAGTACAATAGAATAAGAAATGGCAAAAATAAAGTGAGAGGTCGATGAAAAGCAAAGTATAAAGGAAAAGTACAGTGTTGAAGGTAGACTGAAAGGGATAACGTGAAGGGGTAGAAAACACAGGTAGCAAAGATGGGGTATAACAGGACAGGGAAAAGGCACAAAACGGTGAAAAGTTAACGATACAACGTGGGAGAGGCGACACGCTGGAGGTAAATGGGAGAGGTAAAGCGAACAGTTTGAAAGGGAAAAGGTAGGTATGGGTGTAAAGGTTGAAAGCACGGGTTAAGACTGGGTAAAAATAGGACAGAAGCAACGATATAGAGGGACAGATTAGGAAGggataataaagaagagaaggacaaggtGGATTTGATGTAACTAGCAAGAGATTTCGAGAACGAGCTGCGAAACTGAGAAgcagagaagaataagaaaaaagaaaactgacaaATACAGGCTGGGTAGGTCTGGGTAAGGAACAAGGGTGAAGCGATACGTAAGAACACAAAGGAGGCGGAGAATGATAACAAATATGACTAATCCAGGAGAAGAGGGACAGTGCGAGGCGTGGCTGGGCGTGCCGTCTGGTTGTATTCGAGGAAGGGGCTGCAGGGGCCAAGCAATATCGAGGGGCCAAGGGCGTGTCTGCGGCGAGATGACTGCGTGGCGTGCATCTAAacgcccctcgtgtgtgtgtgtgtgtgtgtgtgtgtgtgtgtgtgtgtgtgggccttgGTCTGCGTGCAGCACGTAAAACCTCCGCAGCCGTCGCAGTGCTTGGCGTTAATGACCTCAGAACATCGCCTCATGATACCGACCTCTCAGCCTCCGGGAAGCCCATTTAGTACCATTTGAACTCAACAAGAGGATCCGGCCAGAGcaccgcctccttcccttccttagtaCCTTATCGACACGACACTCATCAGAGTTTTCCTTGTTCTTGAAGTCGGAAAGAACACAAAAATCAGTCTCCAATATTCTTTTCAACCCACAGTCTTCCTTTCTACTCTCTTGTCTCCCTTGTTCTTGAAGTCGGAAAGAACACAAAAATCAGTCTCCAATATTCTTTTCAACCCCCTAGTCTTCCTTTTTACTCTCTTGTCTCCCTTGTTCTTGAAGTCGGAAAGAACACAAAAATCAGTCTCCAATAGTCCAAGTCTTTTCAACCCCCCCAAGCCTTCCTTTTTTACTCTCTTGTCTCCCTTGTTCTTGAAGTcagaaagaacacaaaaaaacaatcttCAATATCCTCTccgcccttcccccctcctcccagcctttcttttttactctattGCCTCCCGTGTTAGCAAAGTCGGAAAGAACACATAAACCGGTTCTTAGTGTCATTTCCGCCCCCCCACTCCAgcctttccttttcactctccccCTCCAGGCAAGTAAGAACACCCTGCTTACGCTACAGAAGCCAAAAGGAACGCATCAAAACGACAAAACGACCACCAACTTCTAAGCCACATTCACTTAGGATTCACACACACCTCAGGGCACCATCTTTCCACCGTATTCTAAGATGCCAAAAACTACACGACAATgcgttcacttcctcctccctccccaaacCTCTCCCTGATTAGTGTAGACGTAAAAGGTATATCAGAAGCCCCGCCTCCGCAGCCCTTCCAACCCCCTGCAGACACACTTCGGGGCGGCGTCTTCGTAACTTTTTAAGCTCCCGCCGAGAGCGTGTCATTCCGCTACCTCTCGCTCCCTAAGTCCCTCTTAAGACGCTGGTTAAAGCATAGGCACTGCAGGACCTAAGACGaacgagaagcaggaggagagaggaggaggaagaagaagaggaaatggaataacagaaggaggaggagaaggaaggtgactatgaagaggagaaggagaaagagaagcaggacgagaaggaggaggattatgaagtaggggagtaggaggaggaggcaagaaaatGAAGCTGAttatgaagaggtggaggaaataaaacgaagaggaagagaagaaaaaacaagagaaggaaagaagacgaagaggaagaggacgaggaagaagaggaagtaggagtCGGTAGTGTCGCGTTACCCGAAGTTCACACACGCAAGCCCCCTCACTCCCTTAATGAATAGCCGGGTCGTTTTAATGGCCTCGCAATGCGCTGTGGCCGCTGCGTCCGTGATAAAGGGCTGcggagggggggggcgagggggtcaGATGTTATACTTCGTGGACAATGGTCAGAATGGAAGAATGCAGGGTCACGTGTGGGTCCAGGAAACTATTAAGGAAGAGGCTATGCAAGGGGAACGGGGAAGCTTGCAgcggatgcggaggaggaggaggaagggcagagcTCAATAAGGAGAATTAAAATagagaggtgaaagaaaaggCTCAGAGTTCATTGTATCCATTCGCATCAATATAACTCTCGCTGAggttgtgtctgtctttctggacaaataaaaaaaaactgctgGAGAGTTCGACGATGAAGAGGGGAGAGTTGAGAATCAATCATGCCCCAAACCACCTTAAGCCAGACTATAGGCAGCCGTCTCGTCTGgcatctcctctccccctccccaccttcaGCTTCATTATTTGCTGTTAGAACTAAAAGAAAAATCCAGGAAAGCATACCAATGAACTAGGCTAGTGGGGCTGTGTTCGCCTCGTCTGTTTTCAAGTCCTGGTTACGGCCCCGGCGTTGTCCTGTGCCCTGCCTTACACTGATGAAGTTGTGCCTGTCCAGTTTAATGAAAGACCTGCTAGGGAGAGGTTGAGGATAAAAAAGGGGAGAGCTAAGGATACGTTCCCCTGTGCCCTGCCTTTGCCTTACACTAATCTCTCGGGTGCTCTTCCTAACAGAGGCTTCCAGCAGTATCCTCGCCAGACTTCTTATACGTATTAATAAGGCACACGCGAGAGAGCGGCCACTGCATCCGGAGGGTCAAGATTTACTAAACACTTCCTGCGTGTCTTGTCTCTACATAAGACTGGTTTGCGTGTACTCTTACACTGATGTGCCtcgctctgtttttctttttgatatTACTGCAGAAGTAAACTGAAGAATatacaaaatgatgatgataatgatgatgatattaaagaagaagaaaaagaaaaagaagaagaagaagaagaagaagaagaagaagaagaagaagaagaaataaaaagtagatgattacgaaaaaagaaaagaacccaTTACATGCTTTtttaattagaagaaaaaaaaagaagccgaaAAGGAAcattgaggaaaaagaggaagaggagacggtggaagaagagaagaaaaaagagagggagcagaaggagaatgaagacgaGGAGAACAGCAGAAGAATCATCAGAAAACAAGCCCCAAtgcatgtgttgtgtgtgtgtgatgtttgcgCGGCTGCACCCACACGGCAACGCGGCACTACACATAGCTCACGGCCAGCCCGCCATCCTGAAGGGAGGCTGAAGAGACGGGCGCACGCAGCCGGCCCGCAGAGCTGCCCCGGGACACGCAGAAGGAcgctcccccttccctcacccacacacaaaaGACATTCAGGTCAACCAACTCACACGtacataaaagaggaagaaaaaagaatcacCACGTCCGTAAAAATTGGCTCCCCGTTACAGTATATGGTTACACACATTCTGACGACCATGAAAATGATGGACAAAGGACATTGAGGTTAACCAACTATACGTGCATAAAGgaagacgacgaaaaaaaaaagataaaaaaaagccacCACGTCAGTTAAAATTGTCTTCCAGTTAATGAAAATGGTCACAAACTTATACATTCTGACCATGAAAATGATACACAAAGGACATTCAAACATTCTAGTCAAGCAATTCACACGtgcataaaagaagaagaaaaaaaatcaccacgtTAGTAAATAATGGCTGCCCGTTAAAGAAAATGGTCACAATCTTATATAAACTGATGACCATTAATTAAGCTGATTCAATGAACACCTTTACTACTGTGCGTGGGGACATTATCTCTTTCCTCGTATCCCTCGGCCCCTTTCATTAGCTAATTGGCGGGTGGCGTAGTCCCGTGCCGCCGTTAATTCAACTTCAAACACAAATAGAGATCAACATTTATAGCCTACTGGTGCCGGGTCACATATTTCCGAAGTGTATGCGTGATTGGCACCTCCCCGCGCCGCTGAGCCCTGGGTGACGCGTGGGTCGCAGCTCAcaaaatatagaagaagaagaagaagaagaagaagaagaagaagaagaagaagaagaagaagaagaagaagaaaatgaaaaagaaaaagaaaaagaacacaaatattagtaatagaaaaagaagaagaagaagaagaagaagaagaagaagaagagaagaaaagaaaaaaaaagaacccattacattcttttttttacctttaattttcttcttccaataaaaaaaatcatttaatggaatcgtttctttttctcttcttcttataaCCACGTAATCCTCTTCTAATTATTCTCAGTGTATTCCCAAGCAGAAAATATACATTTGCGTGAGAAAATCTACCCTaacccaagctaacctaacctaatccaactcaCCAAAACCTAAACCGGGTCGAGTGCCGAGCAGCGCTACAGTTCATGAATATACTGGCGGATGCCATGTCTTGTCAGCACTCCCTGAAGCTGCCACGACACCTGCTAGCCTCGCAGGAGTCCTCTTGCCGCGGCCCTTACTTGTGTCACCTTTTGAAGCCGGGCGTTCCTACCTCTTCCTCACGTGGCTAATTGAGGTGTTTGGAAAGTGCATGCCTAACGAAGGATAACTGGGGTCTATGTGAGGTAGGGCTGGAGGGAGCTAGAGGGGTTTGGGGGAGGTTAGTGGTGGGGCATTTATGTAACGCGGGCT
This region includes:
- the LOC127009030 gene encoding titin homolog isoform X34, encoding MNLLVLWTVIVLGLGPLADSTGDAGLRGLPEKETRCAALVQAALREYRKLHAAGLHDSPHVIDLILARLGIPPNDTIKTIERKVLDNTDEMGHETGKKTVVEKTTESDVAPNGTITKTSETTVDIDEDGKQSGEKSVTESETMTGQTPDNGTIARTVDVKKVLDEEGNEIKEEVVIKKELIVQPPTNTTEEKPQDNEDANLIGPKVGADDKGENKTELKLGASGKSDGPQKAELTEEIKEILPGNITNEVLVKEKKEQLSPQESTKVTSVERKNVTEKDDGLEKVERTEEIKEILPGNITNEVLVKEMKEQLSPQESTKVTSVERKNVTEKDDGLEKVERTEEIKEILPGNITNEVLVKEKEEQLSPQESTKVTSVERKNVTEKDDGLQKVERTEEIKEILPGNITNEVLVKEKEEQLSPQESTKVTSVERKNVTEKDDGKDVEKETVIQKEVEKNVCDSDIKEVRNEKHLNETIEDLKHQVDDVKNKIKEEKEKAEETNATRSPCVVKEPSAAPIIQEGNIVEKIVPAVTPAKVAEKIHPTVTEGKVPVETKEKVVEQAAPSVTEEIVSVSKEQEEVPVVAEEKKVIEKIHPTVTEGKVPVETKEKVVEQAAPLVTEEIVSVSKEQEEVPVVAEEKKVIEKIHPTVTEGKVPVVPQQEVVEKVAPSPTEEKVPAVTQERVIEQNAPQERVIEKAAPPATEEIVTVSKEKEEVPVVITEEKVPVVTNQTVVEKITPPATEEIVTVPKGNEEVPVVVTEEKVPVVTNQTVVEKITPPATEEIVTVPKEKEEVPVVVTEEKVPVVTNQTVVEKITPPATEEIVTVPKEKEEVPVVVTEEKVPVVTNQTVVEKITPPATEEIVTVPKGNEEVPVVVTEEKVPVVTNQTVVEKITPPATEEIVTVPKGNEEVPVVVTEEKVPVVTNQTVVEKITPPATEEIVTVPKGNEEVPVVETEEKVPVVTNQTVVEKITPPATEEIVTVPKEKEEVPVVVTEEKVPVVTNQTVVEKITPPATEEIVTVPKGNEEVPVVVTEEKVPVVTNQTVVEKITPPVTEEIVTVPKGNEEVPVVVTEEKVPVVTNQTVVEKITPPVTEEIVTVPKGNEEVPVVVTEEKVPVVTNQTVVEKITPSVTEERVVNQRKVVEKGAPSVSESVVSIPKREEGVVERIAPVVKKAITTE
- the LOC127009030 gene encoding titin homolog isoform X10, with protein sequence MNLLVLWTVIVLGLGPLADSTGDAGLRGLPEKETRCAALVQAALREYRKLHAAGLHDSPHVIDLILARLGIPPNDTIKTIERKVLDNTDEMGHETGKKTVVEKTTESDVAPNGTITKTSETTVDIDEDGKQSGEKSVTESETMTGQTPDNGTIARTVDVKKVLDEEGNEIKEEVVIKKELIVQPPTNTTEEKPQDNEDANLIGPKVGADDKGENKTELKLGASGKSDGPQKAELTEEIKEILPGNITNEVLVKEKKEQLSPQESTKVTSVERKNVTEKDDGLEKVERTEEIKEILPGNITNEVLVKEMKEQLSPQESTKVTSVERKNVTEKDDGLEKVERTEEIKEILPGNITNEVLVKEKEEQLSPQESTKVTSVERKNVTEKDDGLQKVERTEEIKEILPGNITNEVLVKEKEEQLSPQESTKVTSVERKNVTEKDDGKDVEKETVIQKEVEKNVCDSDIKEVRNEKHLNETIEDLKHQVDDVKNKIKEEKEKAEETNATRSPCVVKEPSAAPIIQEGNIVEKIVPAVTPAKVAEKIHPTVTEGKVPVETKEKVVEQAAPSVTEEIVSVSKEQEEVPVVAEEKKVIEKIHPTVTEGKVPVETKEKVVEQAAPLVTEEIVSVSKEQEEVPVVAEEKKVIEKIHPTVTEGKVPVVPQQEVVEKVAPSPTEEKVPAVTQERVIEQNAPQERVIEKAAPPATEEIVTVSKEKEEVPVVITEEKVPVVTNQTVVEKITPPATEEIVTVPKGNEEVPVVVTEEKVPVVTNQTVVEKITPPATEEIVTVPKEKEEVPVVVTEEKVPVVTNQTVVEKITPPATEEIVTVPKEKEEVPVVVTEEKVPVVTNQTVVEKITPPATEEIVTVPKGNEEVPVVVTEEKVPVVTNQTVVEKITPPATEEIVTVPKGNEEVPVVVTEEKVPVVTNQTVVEKITPPATEEIVTVPKGNEEVPVVETEEKVPVVTNQTVVEKITPPATEEIVTVPKGNEEVPVVETEEKVPVVTNQTVVEKITPPATEEIVTVSNEKEEVPVVETEEKVPVVTNQTVVEKITPPATEEIVTVPKEKEEVPVVVTEEKVPVVTNQTVVEKITPPATEEIVTVPKGNEEVPVVVTEEKVPVVTNQTVVEKITPPVTEEIVTVPKGNEEVPVVVTEEKVPVVTNQTVVEKITPPVTEEIVTVPKGNEEVPVVVTEEKVPVVTNQTVVEKITPSVTEERVVNQRKVVEKGAPSVSESVVSIPKREEGVVERIAPVVKKAITTE